A single window of Nicotiana sylvestris chromosome 3, ASM39365v2, whole genome shotgun sequence DNA harbors:
- the LOC104235559 gene encoding transcription termination factor MTERF6, chloroplastic/mitochondrial produces METSTSHSSGIMWFFKDRGFDDKSIHEMFQKCKRLEGVQREKASENWDYLRSIGIQERKLPSVVRKCPKILILGLHEKLVPMVHCLETLGSKPKEVASAITKFPHILSHSVEEKLCPLLAFFEALGITDKQLGKMILLNPRIISYSIEHKLSQMVEFLSSLHLSKEGIGKVIVKNPYIMGYSVDKRLRPTSEFLKSLGLTDMDLQKVVVNYPEVLCRDVNKILKPNLSYLTSRGFGVGQIAAVVTCYPPVLIKSVTNSLEPRIKFLIDVMGRRLDEVVDYPDYFRHSLKKRLESRQKLVTQKNISCTLSEMLDCNQKKFLFKFGLVQ; encoded by the coding sequence ATGGAGACTTCAACCAGCCATAGTTCTGGCATTATGTGGTTCTTCAAAGACAGAGGTTTTGATGATAAAAGTATTCATGAAATGTTCCAAAAGTGCAAGCGCCTTGAGGGCGTGCAAAGGGAGAAAGCGTCTGAAAACTGGGACTACTTGAGAAGCATAGGCATCCAAGAGAGGAAACTTCCTTCTGTTGTTCGGAAATGTCCCAAAATCCTTATTCTAGGCTTGCATGAGAAACTTGTCCCAATGGTTCACTGTCTTGAAACACTGGGTTCGAAACCAAAGGAAGTTGCTTCTGCCATTACTAAATTTCCGCACATACTCTCTCACAGTGTGGAAGAGAAGCTCTGTCCACTCCTTGCTTTCTTTGAAGCGCTTGGTATAACGGACAAACAACTGGGTAAGATGATACTGCTTAATCCAAGGATTATAAGCTACAGCATAGAACATAAGCTTTCACAGATGGTGGAATTTCTTTCCAGTCTTCATCTATCAAAGGAAGGTATTGGTAAAGTTATAGTGAAGAATCCATATATTATGGGTTATAGCGTAGATAAGCGGCTACGTCCTACTTCAGAGTTTTTGAAATCACTAGGTTTAACAGATATGGATCTGCAGAAAGTGGTAGTTAATTACCCTGAAGTTTTGTGTAGAGACGTGAACAAGATTCTGAAACCAAACCTATCTTACTTGACTTCACGGGGTTTTGGAGTTGGACAGATTGCAGCTGTGGTCACTTGTTATCCTCCTGTTCTGATAAAGAGTGTTACCAACTCTTTAGAGCCAAGGATTAAGTTTCTGATAGATGTTATGGGGAGGCGACTTGATGAAGTTGTTGATTATCCGGACTACTTTAGGCATAGCTTGAAGAAAAGATTAGAGTCGAGGCAAAAACTTGTAACGCAGAAGAACATAAGCTGTACGCTGAGTGAAATGCTGGATTGTAATCAGAAGAAATTCCTATTCAAATTTGGTCTGGTTCAGTGA